In a single window of the Frondihabitans peucedani genome:
- a CDS encoding L-rhamnose mutarotase has translation MHRICFLLRVKPERLAEYETIHAAVWPEMLEALKATGWKDYSLFSDGRGLVVGCLQTDDFDAARRAMSATDVDARWQASMAPFFVDPQNPTEQLTPIFHLESQLESASASASASASASASKETPAS, from the coding sequence GTGCACCGCATCTGCTTCCTGCTCCGGGTGAAGCCCGAGCGACTGGCCGAGTACGAGACGATCCACGCGGCCGTCTGGCCCGAGATGCTCGAGGCCCTCAAGGCGACCGGCTGGAAAGACTACTCGCTCTTCTCCGACGGCCGCGGTCTCGTCGTCGGCTGCCTCCAGACCGACGACTTCGACGCGGCCCGGCGCGCCATGTCGGCGACCGACGTCGATGCGCGCTGGCAAGCGTCGATGGCTCCGTTCTTCGTCGACCCTCAGAACCCGACCGAGCAGCTCACGCCCATCTTCCACCTCGAGTCCCAACTGGAATCGGCGTCGGCGTCGGCGTCGGCGTCGGCGTCAGCATCGGCATCGAAGGAGACACCCGCATCATGA
- a CDS encoding L-fucose/L-arabinose isomerase family protein — protein sequence MTPPPDISRLPGERPRRKPRVGLIAGGLGTYWPQFPTLLPQLEESARYVSQRFSDLDAEVVDVGFISDAQDAARAAEELRVRDCDVIVMFLTTYLTSSMVLPIAQKTKTPVLVIDLQPTESMDHATFGTGEWLAYCGQCAVPEVANVFRRAGIPFQSVSGWLRQESAWRRIQQWISAAAVRGVLRGARHGLMGHLYPGMLDVSTDLTLVSTQFGSHVEVVEFDDLRVRTEGVSEAEEADRVALAREVFTLDDSVDAESLAWSARVSVALDRLVDDFALDSLAYYHRGAGGEVHEQLGAGMILGASLLTASGVPVVGEYELRTSIAMLATQTLGAGGSFTEIQGLNFLDDVVEMGHDGPAHLAVSSRDPLLRGLGVYHGKAGRGVSVEFDVTPGPVTLLSLGQGIDGRFSFIVSEGEVVPGPLLAIGNTTSRVDFGRDPGEWVDEWSATGTGHHWSLALGHRAHDIRAAARLLDVPFVQI from the coding sequence ATGACCCCGCCTCCCGACATCTCCCGCCTCCCGGGTGAGAGGCCTCGCCGCAAGCCCCGAGTCGGCCTCATCGCAGGCGGACTCGGCACCTACTGGCCCCAGTTCCCCACCCTCCTGCCTCAGCTGGAGGAGTCGGCGCGCTACGTCTCCCAGCGGTTCTCGGATCTCGACGCCGAGGTCGTCGACGTCGGCTTCATCTCGGACGCCCAGGACGCCGCCCGTGCTGCCGAAGAGCTCCGAGTGAGGGACTGCGACGTCATCGTCATGTTCCTCACCACCTACCTCACCTCGTCGATGGTGCTGCCCATCGCGCAGAAGACGAAGACCCCCGTGCTCGTCATCGACCTGCAGCCCACCGAGTCGATGGATCACGCCACGTTCGGCACCGGCGAGTGGCTCGCCTACTGCGGGCAGTGCGCGGTGCCCGAGGTCGCGAACGTCTTCCGTCGTGCCGGCATCCCCTTCCAGTCGGTGAGCGGCTGGCTCCGCCAGGAGAGCGCGTGGCGGAGGATCCAGCAGTGGATATCCGCGGCAGCCGTCCGCGGGGTGCTCCGTGGAGCTCGCCACGGCCTCATGGGCCATCTGTATCCCGGGATGCTCGACGTCTCCACCGACCTGACCCTCGTCTCGACGCAGTTCGGGTCTCATGTCGAGGTCGTCGAGTTCGACGACCTCCGGGTCCGCACCGAGGGCGTCTCCGAGGCGGAGGAAGCCGATCGCGTCGCCCTCGCCCGAGAGGTGTTCACCCTCGACGACTCTGTCGACGCGGAGAGCCTGGCGTGGAGCGCTCGCGTCTCGGTCGCTCTCGACCGGCTGGTGGACGACTTCGCCCTCGACTCCCTCGCCTACTACCACCGGGGTGCGGGCGGTGAGGTGCACGAGCAGCTCGGCGCCGGAATGATCCTGGGGGCGTCCCTGCTCACGGCGAGCGGTGTCCCCGTCGTCGGCGAGTACGAGCTGCGCACGAGCATCGCGATGCTCGCGACGCAGACTCTCGGCGCGGGCGGCTCGTTCACGGAGATCCAAGGGCTGAACTTCCTCGATGACGTCGTCGAGATGGGACACGACGGTCCTGCCCACCTGGCGGTCAGCTCTCGCGACCCGCTGCTCCGAGGCCTCGGCGTCTACCACGGCAAGGCCGGAAGGGGAGTGAGCGTGGAGTTCGACGTGACGCCCGGACCGGTGACTCTGCTCTCGCTCGGGCAGGGCATCGACGGCCGGTTCAGCTTCATCGTCTCCGAGGGCGAGGTCGTTCCGGGCCCGCTGCTCGCCATCGGCAACACCACCTCCCGAGTCGACTTCGGCCGCGACCCCGGCGAATGGGTGGACGAGTGGTCCGCCACCGGGACCGGCCACCACTGGTCGCTCGCCCTGGGGCATCGAGCGCACGACATCCGAGCGGCCGCCCGGCTCCTCGACGTCCCGTTCGTCCAGATCTGA
- a CDS encoding bifunctional aldolase/short-chain dehydrogenase produces MSDTTVPSAAADVPSAAADLIARSNRLGSDPRNTNYAGGNTSAKGTEIDPVTGRPVELLWVKGSGGDLGTLTEGGLAVLRLDRLRALADVYPGVDREDEMVAAFDYILHGKGGAAPSIDTAMHGLVDAAHVDHLHPDSGIAIATAADGEALTATIFGDRVVWVPWRRPGWQLGQDIADIKAANPDAIGTILGGHGITAWGDTSDEAEANSLWIIETAAAYIEEHGRPEPFGAALPGYEPLDPEARRARAAALAPILRGLVSTDRAQVGHFSDDPRVLEFLSHAEHPRLAALGTSCPDHFLRTKVKPMLLDLPPASTLEEQVERLTALHDEYRADYQAYYDRHATDSSPAVRGQDPAIVLIPGVGMFSYGADKQTARVAGEFYLNAINVMRGAEAISSYAPIDEAEKFRIEYWSLEEAKLQRRPKPKPLASRIALVTGAASGIGKAIATRLAAEGACVVIADLDLAKAQAAAADLGSTDVAVGVQADVTSEADVQAAVDATLLAFGGLDLVVNNAGLSLSKSLLETTVADWDLQHDVMAKGSFLVSRAAARVLIDQELGGDIVYISSKNSVFAGPNNIAYSATKADQAHQVRLLAAELGEYGVKVNGINPDGVVRGSGIFAGGWGAKRAAVYGVPEEELGAYYAQRTLLKREVLPENVANAVFVLTAGDLSHTTGLHIPVDAGVAAAFLR; encoded by the coding sequence ATGAGCGACACGACCGTCCCCTCGGCCGCCGCCGACGTCCCTTCGGCCGCCGCCGACCTGATCGCCCGGTCGAACCGGCTCGGCTCCGATCCCCGGAACACCAACTATGCCGGCGGCAACACGTCGGCCAAGGGCACCGAGATCGACCCCGTCACGGGCCGACCCGTGGAACTCCTCTGGGTCAAGGGCTCCGGCGGCGATCTCGGCACGCTCACGGAGGGCGGCCTCGCCGTGCTCCGGCTCGACCGGCTCCGCGCGCTGGCGGACGTCTACCCGGGCGTCGACCGCGAGGACGAGATGGTCGCGGCGTTCGACTACATCCTCCACGGCAAGGGCGGGGCGGCGCCGTCGATCGACACGGCCATGCACGGCCTCGTCGACGCCGCGCACGTCGACCACCTGCACCCCGACTCGGGCATCGCGATCGCGACCGCCGCCGACGGCGAAGCTCTCACGGCGACGATCTTCGGCGACCGCGTCGTGTGGGTGCCGTGGCGCCGCCCGGGGTGGCAGCTCGGACAGGACATCGCCGACATCAAGGCGGCGAACCCCGACGCGATCGGCACGATCCTCGGCGGTCACGGCATCACGGCCTGGGGCGACACGTCCGACGAGGCCGAGGCAAACTCCCTCTGGATCATCGAGACGGCCGCGGCCTACATCGAGGAGCACGGTCGACCAGAACCCTTCGGCGCCGCGCTGCCGGGATACGAGCCGCTCGACCCCGAGGCGCGACGAGCGCGTGCGGCCGCGCTGGCGCCGATCCTGCGCGGGCTCGTGTCGACCGACCGCGCCCAGGTCGGCCACTTCAGCGACGACCCGCGCGTGCTGGAGTTCCTGTCGCACGCCGAGCACCCGCGGCTCGCGGCGCTCGGGACCTCGTGCCCCGACCACTTCCTGCGCACCAAGGTCAAGCCGATGCTGCTCGATCTGCCGCCGGCCTCCACGCTCGAAGAGCAGGTCGAGCGCCTGACAGCGCTCCACGACGAGTACCGCGCCGACTACCAGGCGTACTACGACCGGCATGCGACGGACAGCTCGCCGGCTGTCCGTGGGCAGGATCCCGCGATCGTGCTGATCCCGGGCGTCGGCATGTTCTCGTACGGCGCCGACAAGCAGACCGCCCGCGTCGCCGGGGAGTTCTACCTCAACGCGATCAACGTCATGCGCGGCGCCGAGGCGATCTCGTCGTACGCACCGATCGACGAGGCCGAGAAGTTCCGGATCGAGTACTGGTCGCTGGAGGAGGCCAAGCTGCAGCGCCGCCCGAAGCCGAAGCCCCTCGCCTCCCGGATCGCCCTCGTGACAGGCGCCGCCTCCGGGATCGGCAAGGCGATCGCCACCCGCCTCGCGGCCGAGGGGGCGTGCGTCGTCATCGCCGACCTCGACCTCGCGAAGGCGCAGGCTGCCGCCGCCGATCTCGGCTCGACCGACGTGGCCGTGGGCGTCCAGGCGGACGTGACCAGCGAGGCCGACGTGCAGGCCGCCGTCGACGCCACCCTGCTCGCCTTCGGCGGGCTCGACCTCGTCGTGAACAACGCCGGCCTGTCGCTGTCGAAGTCGCTGCTCGAGACGACCGTCGCCGACTGGGACCTCCAGCACGACGTCATGGCGAAGGGATCGTTCCTCGTGTCACGGGCCGCGGCGCGCGTGCTGATCGATCAGGAGCTCGGCGGCGACATCGTCTACATCTCCTCGAAGAACTCCGTCTTCGCCGGCCCCAACAACATCGCCTACTCCGCCACGAAGGCCGACCAGGCGCACCAGGTGCGGCTGCTCGCCGCCGAGCTCGGCGAGTACGGCGTGAAGGTCAACGGCATCAATCCCGACGGGGTCGTCCGCGGCTCGGGCATCTTCGCGGGAGGCTGGGGTGCCAAGCGCGCGGCGGTCTACGGCGTCCCCGAGGAGGAGCTCGGCGCCTACTACGCCCAGCGCACCCTCCTGAAGCGGGAGGTGCTGCCGGAGAACGTCGCGAACGCGGTGTTCGTGCTGACGGCGGGCGACCTGTCGCACACGACCGGCCTGCACATCCCGGTCGACGCGGGTGTCGCAGCCGCGTTCCTGCGGTAG
- the rhaI gene encoding L-rhamnose isomerase yields the protein MTTFADIVPTLERQAIELPSWAFGNSGTRFKVFGTPGTPRSAEEKIADAAKVNELTGLAPAVALHIPWDLVDDFSALKSHAEGLGVRLGTVNSNTFQDDAYKFGSLAHSDAAVRRKAIDHHLRCLEIMTETGSRDLKIWLADGTNYPGQDSLRQRQDHLADSLAEIYAGLGDDQRLVLEYKFFEPAFYHTDVPDWGTSFAQVSALGPKAYTCLDTGHHAPGTNIEFIVMQLLRLGKLGSFDFNSRFYADDDLIVGAADPFQLFRILFEVVNGGGLEASSPVQFMLDQCHNVEDKIPGQIRSVLNVQEMTARALLVDRAALAAAQAEHDVLGANGILMDAFYTDVRPALASWRESRGLPADPMEAYARSGHAERIAAERVGGTQLSWSA from the coding sequence ATGACAACCTTCGCCGACATCGTCCCGACCCTGGAACGGCAGGCCATCGAGCTGCCCTCCTGGGCCTTCGGCAACTCGGGCACGCGCTTCAAGGTCTTCGGCACCCCGGGAACGCCTCGGAGCGCCGAGGAGAAGATCGCCGACGCCGCGAAGGTCAACGAGCTCACCGGCCTCGCGCCGGCGGTCGCGCTCCACATCCCGTGGGACCTCGTCGACGACTTCTCGGCCCTGAAGTCGCACGCCGAGGGGCTCGGGGTGCGCCTCGGGACGGTGAACAGCAACACGTTCCAGGACGACGCCTACAAGTTCGGCAGCCTCGCGCACTCGGACGCCGCGGTGCGCCGGAAGGCGATCGACCACCACCTGCGCTGCCTCGAGATCATGACCGAGACAGGATCGCGCGACCTCAAGATCTGGCTCGCCGACGGCACGAACTACCCCGGCCAGGACAGCCTCCGTCAGCGGCAGGACCACCTCGCCGACTCCCTCGCCGAGATCTACGCGGGCCTCGGCGACGACCAGCGCCTGGTGCTCGAGTACAAGTTCTTCGAGCCGGCGTTCTATCACACCGACGTGCCCGACTGGGGGACCAGCTTCGCCCAGGTCAGCGCCCTCGGGCCGAAGGCGTACACCTGCCTCGACACCGGGCACCACGCGCCGGGCACCAACATCGAGTTCATCGTGATGCAGCTCCTCCGCCTCGGGAAGCTCGGCTCGTTCGACTTCAACTCGCGGTTCTACGCGGACGACGACCTGATCGTCGGGGCGGCGGATCCGTTCCAGCTGTTCCGGATCCTGTTCGAAGTCGTGAACGGCGGCGGGCTGGAGGCCTCGTCGCCGGTCCAGTTCATGCTCGACCAGTGCCACAACGTCGAGGACAAGATCCCCGGGCAGATCCGCAGCGTGCTGAACGTGCAGGAGATGACGGCCAGGGCTCTCCTCGTCGACCGGGCCGCTCTCGCCGCTGCGCAGGCGGAGCACGACGTCCTCGGGGCGAACGGGATCCTGATGGACGCCTTCTACACCGACGTCCGCCCGGCGCTGGCCTCGTGGCGGGAGTCGCGGGGCCTTCCCGCCGACCCCATGGAGGCCTACGCCCGGTCGGGCCACGCCGAGAGGATCGCCGCCGAGCGCGTCGGCGGCACGCAGCTGAGCTGGAGCGCCTGA